A genomic stretch from Sebastes fasciatus isolate fSebFas1 chromosome 23, fSebFas1.pri, whole genome shotgun sequence includes:
- the nap1l1 gene encoding nucleosome assembly protein 1-like 1 isoform X13 has protein sequence MADIDNKDQAEMDPADMEDVEEVEEEETGEDENSKARQLTVQMMQNPQILAALQERLDGLNGSPSGYMESLPKVVKRRVNALKNLQVKCAHIEAKFYEEVHELERKYAALYQPLFDKRSDIVKAAYEPTDEECEWKADEEEELTVSKQDEMKEKAKLEEEKKDEEKEDPKGIPEFWLTVFKNVDLLSDMLQEHDEPILKHLQDIKVKFSDPGQPMSFTLEFNFEANDFFTNTVLTKTYKMRSEPDETDPFSFDGPEIMCCTGCTIEWTKGKNVTLKTIKKKQKHKGRGTVRTVTKTVPNDSFFNFFTPPEVPENGELDEDSEAVLAADFEIGHFIRERIVPRAVLYFTGEAIEDDDDDYDEEGEEADDEEGEEEADEENDPDYDPKV, from the exons ATGGCAGACATCGACAA CAAAGACCAGGCTGAGATGGACCCGGCAGATATGGAAGACGTGGAGGAAGttgaagaggaggagacgggAGAAGATGAAAACAGCAAAG CTCGTCAGCTGACCGTGCAGATGATGCAGAATCCACAGATCCTGGCTGCTCTGCAGGAGAGGCTGGACGGTCTGAACGGCTCGCCGTCGGGGTACATGGAGAG TTTACCGAAGGTCGTTAAGAGACGTGTAAACGCCCTCAAGAACCTGCAGGTCAAATGTGCCCACATTGAGGCAAAGTTCTACGAAGAAGTCCATGAACTGGAGAGAAAGTACGCGGCCCTCTACCAGCCCCTCTTCGACAAA AGAAGTGACATAGTGAAAGCAGCTTATGAGCCCACGGACGAGGAATGTGAATGGAAGgcagatgaggaggaagagctgACAGTAAGTAAGCAG GACGAGATGAAGGAGAAGGCCAAgttagaggaggagaagaaggacgAGGAGAAGGAAGACCCCAAAGGCATCCCGGAGTTCTGGTTAACGGTTTTCAAAAACGTGGACCTGCTCAGTGACATGCTGCAG gaACACGATGAACCCATCCTTAAACATTTACAAGATATTAAAGTAAAGTTCTCAGATCCAGGACAGCCCATG AGCTTCACGTTAGAGTTCAACTTCGAGGCCAACGACTTCTTCACAAACACAGTGTTGACGAAAACCTACAAGATGAGGTCAGAGCCCGACGAGACCGACCCGTTCTCCTTCGACGGACCAGAGATCATGTGCTGCACAGG TTGCACAATTGAGTGGACGAAGGGCAAGAACGTCACGTTGAAAACAATCAAGAAGAAACAGAAGCACAAGGGCCGCGGCACAGTGAGGACGGTCACCAAAACGGTCCCCAACGACTCCTTCTTCAACTTCTTCACCCCACCAGAGG TTCCAGAAAATGGAGAGTTG GATGAGGACTCGGAGGCGGTTCTGGCCGCAGACTTTGAAATTGGCCACTTCATCCGTGAGCGAATCGTACCTCGGGCTGTGCTCTACTTCACAGGAGAGGCCATAGAGGATGACGACGACGAT tacgatgaagagggagaggaggcggACGATGAG gaaggagaggaggaggccgACGAGGAGAACGACCCCGACTACGATCCCAAG GTTTAA
- the nap1l1 gene encoding nucleosome assembly protein 1-like 1 isoform X1: protein MADIDNKDQAEMDPADMEDVEEVEEEETGEDENSKARQLTVQMMQNPQILAALQERLDGLNGSPSGYMESLPKVVKRRVNALKNLQVKCAHIEAKFYEEVHELERKYAALYQPLFDKRSDIVKAAYEPTDEECEWKADEEEELTVSKQDEMKEKAKLEEEKKDEEKEDPKGIPEFWLTVFKNVDLLSDMLQEHDEPILKHLQDIKVKFSDPGQPMSFTLEFNFEANDFFTNTVLTKTYKMRSEPDETDPFSFDGPEIMCCTGCTIEWTKGKNVTLKTIKKKQKHKGRGTVRTVTKTVPNDSFFNFFTPPEGKDDVPENGELDEDSEAVLAADFEIGHFIRERIVPRAVLYFTGEAIEDDDDDYDEEGEEADDEEGEEEADEENDPDYDPKVCCSVSPYQRKNRAVDSKIKAEGCSPPS from the exons ATGGCAGACATCGACAA CAAAGACCAGGCTGAGATGGACCCGGCAGATATGGAAGACGTGGAGGAAGttgaagaggaggagacgggAGAAGATGAAAACAGCAAAG CTCGTCAGCTGACCGTGCAGATGATGCAGAATCCACAGATCCTGGCTGCTCTGCAGGAGAGGCTGGACGGTCTGAACGGCTCGCCGTCGGGGTACATGGAGAG TTTACCGAAGGTCGTTAAGAGACGTGTAAACGCCCTCAAGAACCTGCAGGTCAAATGTGCCCACATTGAGGCAAAGTTCTACGAAGAAGTCCATGAACTGGAGAGAAAGTACGCGGCCCTCTACCAGCCCCTCTTCGACAAA AGAAGTGACATAGTGAAAGCAGCTTATGAGCCCACGGACGAGGAATGTGAATGGAAGgcagatgaggaggaagagctgACAGTAAGTAAGCAG GACGAGATGAAGGAGAAGGCCAAgttagaggaggagaagaaggacgAGGAGAAGGAAGACCCCAAAGGCATCCCGGAGTTCTGGTTAACGGTTTTCAAAAACGTGGACCTGCTCAGTGACATGCTGCAG gaACACGATGAACCCATCCTTAAACATTTACAAGATATTAAAGTAAAGTTCTCAGATCCAGGACAGCCCATG AGCTTCACGTTAGAGTTCAACTTCGAGGCCAACGACTTCTTCACAAACACAGTGTTGACGAAAACCTACAAGATGAGGTCAGAGCCCGACGAGACCGACCCGTTCTCCTTCGACGGACCAGAGATCATGTGCTGCACAGG TTGCACAATTGAGTGGACGAAGGGCAAGAACGTCACGTTGAAAACAATCAAGAAGAAACAGAAGCACAAGGGCCGCGGCACAGTGAGGACGGTCACCAAAACGGTCCCCAACGACTCCTTCTTCAACTTCTTCACCCCACCAGAGGGTAAGGATGACG TTCCAGAAAATGGAGAGTTG GATGAGGACTCGGAGGCGGTTCTGGCCGCAGACTTTGAAATTGGCCACTTCATCCGTGAGCGAATCGTACCTCGGGCTGTGCTCTACTTCACAGGAGAGGCCATAGAGGATGACGACGACGAT tacgatgaagagggagaggaggcggACGATGAG gaaggagaggaggaggccgACGAGGAGAACGACCCCGACTACGATCCCAAG gtttgttgttcagtGTCGCCTTATCAAAGAAAAAATAGAGCTGTCGACAGCAAGATAAAGGCAG
- the nap1l1 gene encoding nucleosome assembly protein 1-like 1 isoform X2: protein MADIDNKDQAEMDPADMEDVEEVEEEETGEDENSKARQLTVQMMQNPQILAALQERLDGLNGSPSGYMESLPKVVKRRVNALKNLQVKCAHIEAKFYEEVHELERKYAALYQPLFDKRSDIVKAAYEPTDEECEWKADEEEELTVSKQDEMKEKAKLEEEKKDEEKEDPKGIPEFWLTVFKNVDLLSDMLQEHDEPILKHLQDIKVKFSDPGQPMSFTLEFNFEANDFFTNTVLTKTYKMRSEPDETDPFSFDGPEIMCCTGCTIEWTKGKNVTLKTIKKKQKHKGRGTVRTVTKTVPNDSFFNFFTPPEGKDDVPENGELDEDSEAVLAADFEIGHFIRERIVPRAVLYFTGEAIEDDDDDYDEEGEEADDEEGEEEADEENDPDYDPKVCCSVSPYQRKNRAVDSKIKAGCSPPS, encoded by the exons ATGGCAGACATCGACAA CAAAGACCAGGCTGAGATGGACCCGGCAGATATGGAAGACGTGGAGGAAGttgaagaggaggagacgggAGAAGATGAAAACAGCAAAG CTCGTCAGCTGACCGTGCAGATGATGCAGAATCCACAGATCCTGGCTGCTCTGCAGGAGAGGCTGGACGGTCTGAACGGCTCGCCGTCGGGGTACATGGAGAG TTTACCGAAGGTCGTTAAGAGACGTGTAAACGCCCTCAAGAACCTGCAGGTCAAATGTGCCCACATTGAGGCAAAGTTCTACGAAGAAGTCCATGAACTGGAGAGAAAGTACGCGGCCCTCTACCAGCCCCTCTTCGACAAA AGAAGTGACATAGTGAAAGCAGCTTATGAGCCCACGGACGAGGAATGTGAATGGAAGgcagatgaggaggaagagctgACAGTAAGTAAGCAG GACGAGATGAAGGAGAAGGCCAAgttagaggaggagaagaaggacgAGGAGAAGGAAGACCCCAAAGGCATCCCGGAGTTCTGGTTAACGGTTTTCAAAAACGTGGACCTGCTCAGTGACATGCTGCAG gaACACGATGAACCCATCCTTAAACATTTACAAGATATTAAAGTAAAGTTCTCAGATCCAGGACAGCCCATG AGCTTCACGTTAGAGTTCAACTTCGAGGCCAACGACTTCTTCACAAACACAGTGTTGACGAAAACCTACAAGATGAGGTCAGAGCCCGACGAGACCGACCCGTTCTCCTTCGACGGACCAGAGATCATGTGCTGCACAGG TTGCACAATTGAGTGGACGAAGGGCAAGAACGTCACGTTGAAAACAATCAAGAAGAAACAGAAGCACAAGGGCCGCGGCACAGTGAGGACGGTCACCAAAACGGTCCCCAACGACTCCTTCTTCAACTTCTTCACCCCACCAGAGGGTAAGGATGACG TTCCAGAAAATGGAGAGTTG GATGAGGACTCGGAGGCGGTTCTGGCCGCAGACTTTGAAATTGGCCACTTCATCCGTGAGCGAATCGTACCTCGGGCTGTGCTCTACTTCACAGGAGAGGCCATAGAGGATGACGACGACGAT tacgatgaagagggagaggaggcggACGATGAG gaaggagaggaggaggccgACGAGGAGAACGACCCCGACTACGATCCCAAG gtttgttgttcagtGTCGCCTTATCAAAGAAAAAATAGAGCTGTCGACAGCAAGATAAAGGCAG
- the nap1l1 gene encoding nucleosome assembly protein 1-like 1 isoform X3: MADIDNKDQAEMDPADMEDVEEVEEEETGEDENSKARQLTVQMMQNPQILAALQERLDGLNGSPSGYMESLPKVVKRRVNALKNLQVKCAHIEAKFYEEVHELERKYAALYQPLFDKRSDIVKAAYEPTDEECEWKADEEEELTVSKQDEMKEKAKLEEEKKDEEKEDPKGIPEFWLTVFKNVDLLSDMLQEHDEPILKHLQDIKVKFSDPGQPMSFTLEFNFEANDFFTNTVLTKTYKMRSEPDETDPFSFDGPEIMCCTGCTIEWTKGKNVTLKTIKKKQKHKGRGTVRTVTKTVPNDSFFNFFTPPEVPENGELDEDSEAVLAADFEIGHFIRERIVPRAVLYFTGEAIEDDDDDYDEEGEEADDEEGEEEADEENDPDYDPKVCCSVSPYQRKNRAVDSKIKAEGCSPPS, encoded by the exons ATGGCAGACATCGACAA CAAAGACCAGGCTGAGATGGACCCGGCAGATATGGAAGACGTGGAGGAAGttgaagaggaggagacgggAGAAGATGAAAACAGCAAAG CTCGTCAGCTGACCGTGCAGATGATGCAGAATCCACAGATCCTGGCTGCTCTGCAGGAGAGGCTGGACGGTCTGAACGGCTCGCCGTCGGGGTACATGGAGAG TTTACCGAAGGTCGTTAAGAGACGTGTAAACGCCCTCAAGAACCTGCAGGTCAAATGTGCCCACATTGAGGCAAAGTTCTACGAAGAAGTCCATGAACTGGAGAGAAAGTACGCGGCCCTCTACCAGCCCCTCTTCGACAAA AGAAGTGACATAGTGAAAGCAGCTTATGAGCCCACGGACGAGGAATGTGAATGGAAGgcagatgaggaggaagagctgACAGTAAGTAAGCAG GACGAGATGAAGGAGAAGGCCAAgttagaggaggagaagaaggacgAGGAGAAGGAAGACCCCAAAGGCATCCCGGAGTTCTGGTTAACGGTTTTCAAAAACGTGGACCTGCTCAGTGACATGCTGCAG gaACACGATGAACCCATCCTTAAACATTTACAAGATATTAAAGTAAAGTTCTCAGATCCAGGACAGCCCATG AGCTTCACGTTAGAGTTCAACTTCGAGGCCAACGACTTCTTCACAAACACAGTGTTGACGAAAACCTACAAGATGAGGTCAGAGCCCGACGAGACCGACCCGTTCTCCTTCGACGGACCAGAGATCATGTGCTGCACAGG TTGCACAATTGAGTGGACGAAGGGCAAGAACGTCACGTTGAAAACAATCAAGAAGAAACAGAAGCACAAGGGCCGCGGCACAGTGAGGACGGTCACCAAAACGGTCCCCAACGACTCCTTCTTCAACTTCTTCACCCCACCAGAGG TTCCAGAAAATGGAGAGTTG GATGAGGACTCGGAGGCGGTTCTGGCCGCAGACTTTGAAATTGGCCACTTCATCCGTGAGCGAATCGTACCTCGGGCTGTGCTCTACTTCACAGGAGAGGCCATAGAGGATGACGACGACGAT tacgatgaagagggagaggaggcggACGATGAG gaaggagaggaggaggccgACGAGGAGAACGACCCCGACTACGATCCCAAG gtttgttgttcagtGTCGCCTTATCAAAGAAAAAATAGAGCTGTCGACAGCAAGATAAAGGCAG
- the nap1l1 gene encoding nucleosome assembly protein 1-like 1 isoform X4 yields MADIDNKDQAEMDPADMEDVEEVEEEETGEDENSKARQLTVQMMQNPQILAALQERLDGLNGSPSGYMESLPKVVKRRVNALKNLQVKCAHIEAKFYEEVHELERKYAALYQPLFDKRSDIVKAAYEPTDEECEWKADEEEELTDEMKEKAKLEEEKKDEEKEDPKGIPEFWLTVFKNVDLLSDMLQEHDEPILKHLQDIKVKFSDPGQPMSFTLEFNFEANDFFTNTVLTKTYKMRSEPDETDPFSFDGPEIMCCTGCTIEWTKGKNVTLKTIKKKQKHKGRGTVRTVTKTVPNDSFFNFFTPPEGKDDVPENGELDEDSEAVLAADFEIGHFIRERIVPRAVLYFTGEAIEDDDDDYDEEGEEADDEEGEEEADEENDPDYDPKVCCSVSPYQRKNRAVDSKIKAEGCSPPS; encoded by the exons ATGGCAGACATCGACAA CAAAGACCAGGCTGAGATGGACCCGGCAGATATGGAAGACGTGGAGGAAGttgaagaggaggagacgggAGAAGATGAAAACAGCAAAG CTCGTCAGCTGACCGTGCAGATGATGCAGAATCCACAGATCCTGGCTGCTCTGCAGGAGAGGCTGGACGGTCTGAACGGCTCGCCGTCGGGGTACATGGAGAG TTTACCGAAGGTCGTTAAGAGACGTGTAAACGCCCTCAAGAACCTGCAGGTCAAATGTGCCCACATTGAGGCAAAGTTCTACGAAGAAGTCCATGAACTGGAGAGAAAGTACGCGGCCCTCTACCAGCCCCTCTTCGACAAA AGAAGTGACATAGTGAAAGCAGCTTATGAGCCCACGGACGAGGAATGTGAATGGAAGgcagatgaggaggaagagctgACA GACGAGATGAAGGAGAAGGCCAAgttagaggaggagaagaaggacgAGGAGAAGGAAGACCCCAAAGGCATCCCGGAGTTCTGGTTAACGGTTTTCAAAAACGTGGACCTGCTCAGTGACATGCTGCAG gaACACGATGAACCCATCCTTAAACATTTACAAGATATTAAAGTAAAGTTCTCAGATCCAGGACAGCCCATG AGCTTCACGTTAGAGTTCAACTTCGAGGCCAACGACTTCTTCACAAACACAGTGTTGACGAAAACCTACAAGATGAGGTCAGAGCCCGACGAGACCGACCCGTTCTCCTTCGACGGACCAGAGATCATGTGCTGCACAGG TTGCACAATTGAGTGGACGAAGGGCAAGAACGTCACGTTGAAAACAATCAAGAAGAAACAGAAGCACAAGGGCCGCGGCACAGTGAGGACGGTCACCAAAACGGTCCCCAACGACTCCTTCTTCAACTTCTTCACCCCACCAGAGGGTAAGGATGACG TTCCAGAAAATGGAGAGTTG GATGAGGACTCGGAGGCGGTTCTGGCCGCAGACTTTGAAATTGGCCACTTCATCCGTGAGCGAATCGTACCTCGGGCTGTGCTCTACTTCACAGGAGAGGCCATAGAGGATGACGACGACGAT tacgatgaagagggagaggaggcggACGATGAG gaaggagaggaggaggccgACGAGGAGAACGACCCCGACTACGATCCCAAG gtttgttgttcagtGTCGCCTTATCAAAGAAAAAATAGAGCTGTCGACAGCAAGATAAAGGCAG
- the nap1l1 gene encoding nucleosome assembly protein 1-like 1 isoform X12, protein MADIDNKDQAEMDPADMEDVEEVEEEETGEDENSKARQLTVQMMQNPQILAALQERLDGLNGSPSGYMESLPKVVKRRVNALKNLQVKCAHIEAKFYEEVHELERKYAALYQPLFDKRSDIVKAAYEPTDEECEWKADEEEELTVSKQDEMKEKAKLEEEKKDEEKEDPKGIPEFWLTVFKNVDLLSDMLQEHDEPILKHLQDIKVKFSDPGQPMSFTLEFNFEANDFFTNTVLTKTYKMRSEPDETDPFSFDGPEIMCCTGCTIEWTKGKNVTLKTIKKKQKHKGRGTVRTVTKTVPNDSFFNFFTPPEGKDDVPENGELDEDSEAVLAADFEIGHFIRERIVPRAVLYFTGEAIEDDDDDYDEEGEEADDEEGEEEADEENDPDYDPKV, encoded by the exons ATGGCAGACATCGACAA CAAAGACCAGGCTGAGATGGACCCGGCAGATATGGAAGACGTGGAGGAAGttgaagaggaggagacgggAGAAGATGAAAACAGCAAAG CTCGTCAGCTGACCGTGCAGATGATGCAGAATCCACAGATCCTGGCTGCTCTGCAGGAGAGGCTGGACGGTCTGAACGGCTCGCCGTCGGGGTACATGGAGAG TTTACCGAAGGTCGTTAAGAGACGTGTAAACGCCCTCAAGAACCTGCAGGTCAAATGTGCCCACATTGAGGCAAAGTTCTACGAAGAAGTCCATGAACTGGAGAGAAAGTACGCGGCCCTCTACCAGCCCCTCTTCGACAAA AGAAGTGACATAGTGAAAGCAGCTTATGAGCCCACGGACGAGGAATGTGAATGGAAGgcagatgaggaggaagagctgACAGTAAGTAAGCAG GACGAGATGAAGGAGAAGGCCAAgttagaggaggagaagaaggacgAGGAGAAGGAAGACCCCAAAGGCATCCCGGAGTTCTGGTTAACGGTTTTCAAAAACGTGGACCTGCTCAGTGACATGCTGCAG gaACACGATGAACCCATCCTTAAACATTTACAAGATATTAAAGTAAAGTTCTCAGATCCAGGACAGCCCATG AGCTTCACGTTAGAGTTCAACTTCGAGGCCAACGACTTCTTCACAAACACAGTGTTGACGAAAACCTACAAGATGAGGTCAGAGCCCGACGAGACCGACCCGTTCTCCTTCGACGGACCAGAGATCATGTGCTGCACAGG TTGCACAATTGAGTGGACGAAGGGCAAGAACGTCACGTTGAAAACAATCAAGAAGAAACAGAAGCACAAGGGCCGCGGCACAGTGAGGACGGTCACCAAAACGGTCCCCAACGACTCCTTCTTCAACTTCTTCACCCCACCAGAGGGTAAGGATGACG TTCCAGAAAATGGAGAGTTG GATGAGGACTCGGAGGCGGTTCTGGCCGCAGACTTTGAAATTGGCCACTTCATCCGTGAGCGAATCGTACCTCGGGCTGTGCTCTACTTCACAGGAGAGGCCATAGAGGATGACGACGACGAT tacgatgaagagggagaggaggcggACGATGAG gaaggagaggaggaggccgACGAGGAGAACGACCCCGACTACGATCCCAAG GTTTAA
- the nap1l1 gene encoding nucleosome assembly protein 1-like 1 isoform X14, which yields MADIDNKDQAEMDPADMEDVEEVEEEETGEDENSKARQLTVQMMQNPQILAALQERLDGLNGSPSGYMESLPKVVKRRVNALKNLQVKCAHIEAKFYEEVHELERKYAALYQPLFDKRSDIVKAAYEPTDEECEWKADEEEELTDEMKEKAKLEEEKKDEEKEDPKGIPEFWLTVFKNVDLLSDMLQEHDEPILKHLQDIKVKFSDPGQPMSFTLEFNFEANDFFTNTVLTKTYKMRSEPDETDPFSFDGPEIMCCTGCTIEWTKGKNVTLKTIKKKQKHKGRGTVRTVTKTVPNDSFFNFFTPPEVPENGELDEDSEAVLAADFEIGHFIRERIVPRAVLYFTGEAIEDDDDDYDEEGEEADDEEGEEEADEENDPDYDPKV from the exons ATGGCAGACATCGACAA CAAAGACCAGGCTGAGATGGACCCGGCAGATATGGAAGACGTGGAGGAAGttgaagaggaggagacgggAGAAGATGAAAACAGCAAAG CTCGTCAGCTGACCGTGCAGATGATGCAGAATCCACAGATCCTGGCTGCTCTGCAGGAGAGGCTGGACGGTCTGAACGGCTCGCCGTCGGGGTACATGGAGAG TTTACCGAAGGTCGTTAAGAGACGTGTAAACGCCCTCAAGAACCTGCAGGTCAAATGTGCCCACATTGAGGCAAAGTTCTACGAAGAAGTCCATGAACTGGAGAGAAAGTACGCGGCCCTCTACCAGCCCCTCTTCGACAAA AGAAGTGACATAGTGAAAGCAGCTTATGAGCCCACGGACGAGGAATGTGAATGGAAGgcagatgaggaggaagagctgACA GACGAGATGAAGGAGAAGGCCAAgttagaggaggagaagaaggacgAGGAGAAGGAAGACCCCAAAGGCATCCCGGAGTTCTGGTTAACGGTTTTCAAAAACGTGGACCTGCTCAGTGACATGCTGCAG gaACACGATGAACCCATCCTTAAACATTTACAAGATATTAAAGTAAAGTTCTCAGATCCAGGACAGCCCATG AGCTTCACGTTAGAGTTCAACTTCGAGGCCAACGACTTCTTCACAAACACAGTGTTGACGAAAACCTACAAGATGAGGTCAGAGCCCGACGAGACCGACCCGTTCTCCTTCGACGGACCAGAGATCATGTGCTGCACAGG TTGCACAATTGAGTGGACGAAGGGCAAGAACGTCACGTTGAAAACAATCAAGAAGAAACAGAAGCACAAGGGCCGCGGCACAGTGAGGACGGTCACCAAAACGGTCCCCAACGACTCCTTCTTCAACTTCTTCACCCCACCAGAGG TTCCAGAAAATGGAGAGTTG GATGAGGACTCGGAGGCGGTTCTGGCCGCAGACTTTGAAATTGGCCACTTCATCCGTGAGCGAATCGTACCTCGGGCTGTGCTCTACTTCACAGGAGAGGCCATAGAGGATGACGACGACGAT tacgatgaagagggagaggaggcggACGATGAG gaaggagaggaggaggccgACGAGGAGAACGACCCCGACTACGATCCCAAG GTTTAA
- the nap1l1 gene encoding nucleosome assembly protein 1-like 1 isoform X5 — MADIDNKDQAEMDPADMEDVEEVEEEETGEDENSKARQLTVQMMQNPQILAALQERLDGLNGSPSGYMESLPKVVKRRVNALKNLQVKCAHIEAKFYEEVHELERKYAALYQPLFDKRSDIVKAAYEPTDEECEWKADEEEELTDEMKEKAKLEEEKKDEEKEDPKGIPEFWLTVFKNVDLLSDMLQEHDEPILKHLQDIKVKFSDPGQPMSFTLEFNFEANDFFTNTVLTKTYKMRSEPDETDPFSFDGPEIMCCTGCTIEWTKGKNVTLKTIKKKQKHKGRGTVRTVTKTVPNDSFFNFFTPPEVPENGELDEDSEAVLAADFEIGHFIRERIVPRAVLYFTGEAIEDDDDDYDEEGEEADDEEGEEEADEENDPDYDPKVCCSVSPYQRKNRAVDSKIKAEGCSPPS; from the exons ATGGCAGACATCGACAA CAAAGACCAGGCTGAGATGGACCCGGCAGATATGGAAGACGTGGAGGAAGttgaagaggaggagacgggAGAAGATGAAAACAGCAAAG CTCGTCAGCTGACCGTGCAGATGATGCAGAATCCACAGATCCTGGCTGCTCTGCAGGAGAGGCTGGACGGTCTGAACGGCTCGCCGTCGGGGTACATGGAGAG TTTACCGAAGGTCGTTAAGAGACGTGTAAACGCCCTCAAGAACCTGCAGGTCAAATGTGCCCACATTGAGGCAAAGTTCTACGAAGAAGTCCATGAACTGGAGAGAAAGTACGCGGCCCTCTACCAGCCCCTCTTCGACAAA AGAAGTGACATAGTGAAAGCAGCTTATGAGCCCACGGACGAGGAATGTGAATGGAAGgcagatgaggaggaagagctgACA GACGAGATGAAGGAGAAGGCCAAgttagaggaggagaagaaggacgAGGAGAAGGAAGACCCCAAAGGCATCCCGGAGTTCTGGTTAACGGTTTTCAAAAACGTGGACCTGCTCAGTGACATGCTGCAG gaACACGATGAACCCATCCTTAAACATTTACAAGATATTAAAGTAAAGTTCTCAGATCCAGGACAGCCCATG AGCTTCACGTTAGAGTTCAACTTCGAGGCCAACGACTTCTTCACAAACACAGTGTTGACGAAAACCTACAAGATGAGGTCAGAGCCCGACGAGACCGACCCGTTCTCCTTCGACGGACCAGAGATCATGTGCTGCACAGG TTGCACAATTGAGTGGACGAAGGGCAAGAACGTCACGTTGAAAACAATCAAGAAGAAACAGAAGCACAAGGGCCGCGGCACAGTGAGGACGGTCACCAAAACGGTCCCCAACGACTCCTTCTTCAACTTCTTCACCCCACCAGAGG TTCCAGAAAATGGAGAGTTG GATGAGGACTCGGAGGCGGTTCTGGCCGCAGACTTTGAAATTGGCCACTTCATCCGTGAGCGAATCGTACCTCGGGCTGTGCTCTACTTCACAGGAGAGGCCATAGAGGATGACGACGACGAT tacgatgaagagggagaggaggcggACGATGAG gaaggagaggaggaggccgACGAGGAGAACGACCCCGACTACGATCCCAAG gtttgttgttcagtGTCGCCTTATCAAAGAAAAAATAGAGCTGTCGACAGCAAGATAAAGGCAG